In Dermacentor albipictus isolate Rhodes 1998 colony chromosome 6, USDA_Dalb.pri_finalv2, whole genome shotgun sequence, the following proteins share a genomic window:
- the LOC139060791 gene encoding uncharacterized protein isoform X1, which yields MAFNQARRDEICRLARQISCQSLQLKDIVDSIYQRGPSPTRPSSAAATFPSNPPDFSVQQSGAGGSRGSGRKVMPQIGKDFSVNTKVTTGAPGRSGSSTHFLTVQVPVSMASQFVATQKFNDGEIVARQTVSGSLGSDEGLKLPTTSHISRRPKPPPTPKPKAEEPEPEHPRPYEDDPIWEVWESNMLRLIQLLKMLLQELRTVSDYTKIDEATLMAAASVAGSGVPLAEAMASDAFASKVAASSIIGGMHNRENVSNALSHPTPFPQLYAPPPPKVESVEQLSSEPVREHIDLSIYFRKLASQMDALTQSLKPNPFPPHAGAPMASRLIPLEENVGRLAHNLAGVSRAIARPVDPLDVLMSSRAAEARTGSPTGQQLQVRAHATMDDGEGLISMANRANVSFQLDESPMQPSSSGTSGRGRAGVQSDTMAPLVASVNQLTAHMTEVQDLFRRAMGAKPVPKRKEGLSISEEEDLRYCINKLTDNMANMSRDLKKALDEHTVVPVSRLIDELDSEEEDC from the exons ATGGCGTTCAATCAGGCGCGACgcgacgagatctgccgcctggCGCGCCAGATCAGCTGCCAGTCTCTTCAGCTCAAGGACATCGTCGACAGCATCTACCAGCGCGGCCCGAGTCCCACGAGGCCCTCTTCGGCGGCCGCGACCTTCCCGAGCAATCCTCCGGATTTCTCGGTACAACAGTCGGGGGCAGGAGGCAGCAGGGGTAGCGGCCGCAAGGTCATGCCTCAGATCGGCAAAGACTTCTCTGTGAACACCAAGGTCACGACCGGCGCTCCGGGGCGCAGTGGTTCGTCGACGCACTTCTTGACGGTCCAGGTGCCCGTCTCTATGGCGTCGCAGTTCGTGGCCACGCAGAAATTCAACGACGGCGAGATCGTCGCGCGCCAGACCGTGTCTGGCTCGCTGGGCTCGGACGAAGGGCTCAAGCTTCCCACGACTAGCCACATATCTCGGAGACCCAAGCCTCCGCCGACTCCCAAGCCCAAGGCGGAGGAACCGGAGCCCGAGCATCCGCGGCCCTACGAGGACGACCCGATCTGGGAGGTGTGGGAAAGCAACATGCTGCGCTTGATCCAGCTGCTGAAGATGCTGCTGCAGGAGCTGCGCACCGTGTCCGATTACACCAAGATCGACGAAGCGACGCTAATGGCGGCCGCGAGCGTGGCTGGGAGCGGCGTGCCTTTGGCCGAGGCCATGGCCTCGGACGCGTTCGCCTCCAAGGTCGCGGCCAGCAGCATCATCGGCGGCATGCACAACCGAGAGAACGTGAGCAACGCGCTCAGCCACCCGACGCCGTTCCCGCAGCTGTACGCGCCGCCGCCGCCTAAGGTGGAGTCGGTCGAGCAGCTGTCCTCGGAACCGGTCCGGGAACACATAGACCTGAGCATCTACTTCCGCAAGCTGGCATCGCAGATGGACGCGCTCACACAGTCGCTTAAGCCTAACCCTTTTCCACCGCATGCCGGAGCTCCCATGGCGAGTAG GCTGATCCCTCTTGAGGAAAATGTCGGCCGGCTCGCGCACAATCTCGCGGGTGTCTCGAGGGCCATCGCGAGACCCGTTGACCCACTCGATGTCCtgatgtcctccagggcggcggAGGCCAGGACTGGAAGCCCGACGGGACAGCAGTTGCAAGTCCGCGCCCACGCGACGATGGACGACGGCGAGGGCCTCATATCCATGGCGAACCGGGCCAACGTGAGCTTCCAGCTCGACGAGTCGCCCATGCAGCCGTCTAGTTCGGGAACCAGCGGCAGGGGCAGAGCAGGCGTTCAGAGTGACACCATGGCACCGCTCGTGGCGAGCGTCAACCAGCTGACGGCTCACATGACCGAAGTGCAGGACTTGTTCCGGCGCGCCATGGGTGCCAAGCCAGTGCCCAAGAGGAAAGAGGGCCTGAGCATCTCCGAGGAAGAGGACCTGCGGTACTGCATCAACAAGCTCACGGACaacatggccaacatgtcgcgCGATCTGAAGAAGGCTCTTGACGAGCACACCGTGGTGCCCGTAAGCCGGCTCATCGATGAACTGGATAGCGAAGAGGAGGATTGCTAA
- the LOC139060791 gene encoding uncharacterized protein isoform X2, producing the protein MAFNQARRDEICRLARQISCQSLQLKDIVDSIYQRGPSPTRPSSAAATFPSNPPDFSVQQSGAGGSRGSGRKVMPQIGKDFSVNTKVTTGAPGRSGSSTHFLTVQVPVSMASQFVATQKFNDGEIVARQTVSGSLGSDEGLKLPTTSHISRRPKPPPTPKPKAEEPEPEHPRPYEDDPIWEVWESNMLRLIQLLKMLLQELRTVSDYTKIDEATLMAAASVAGSGVPLAEAMASDAFASKVAASSIIGGMHNRENVSNALSHPTPFPQLYAPPPPKVESVEQLSSEPVREHIDLSIYFRKLASQMDALTQSLKPNPFPPHAGAPMASRAAEARTGSPTGQQLQVRAHATMDDGEGLISMANRANVSFQLDESPMQPSSSGTSGRGRAGVQSDTMAPLVASVNQLTAHMTEVQDLFRRAMGAKPVPKRKEGLSISEEEDLRYCINKLTDNMANMSRDLKKALDEHTVVPVSRLIDELDSEEEDC; encoded by the exons ATGGCGTTCAATCAGGCGCGACgcgacgagatctgccgcctggCGCGCCAGATCAGCTGCCAGTCTCTTCAGCTCAAGGACATCGTCGACAGCATCTACCAGCGCGGCCCGAGTCCCACGAGGCCCTCTTCGGCGGCCGCGACCTTCCCGAGCAATCCTCCGGATTTCTCGGTACAACAGTCGGGGGCAGGAGGCAGCAGGGGTAGCGGCCGCAAGGTCATGCCTCAGATCGGCAAAGACTTCTCTGTGAACACCAAGGTCACGACCGGCGCTCCGGGGCGCAGTGGTTCGTCGACGCACTTCTTGACGGTCCAGGTGCCCGTCTCTATGGCGTCGCAGTTCGTGGCCACGCAGAAATTCAACGACGGCGAGATCGTCGCGCGCCAGACCGTGTCTGGCTCGCTGGGCTCGGACGAAGGGCTCAAGCTTCCCACGACTAGCCACATATCTCGGAGACCCAAGCCTCCGCCGACTCCCAAGCCCAAGGCGGAGGAACCGGAGCCCGAGCATCCGCGGCCCTACGAGGACGACCCGATCTGGGAGGTGTGGGAAAGCAACATGCTGCGCTTGATCCAGCTGCTGAAGATGCTGCTGCAGGAGCTGCGCACCGTGTCCGATTACACCAAGATCGACGAAGCGACGCTAATGGCGGCCGCGAGCGTGGCTGGGAGCGGCGTGCCTTTGGCCGAGGCCATGGCCTCGGACGCGTTCGCCTCCAAGGTCGCGGCCAGCAGCATCATCGGCGGCATGCACAACCGAGAGAACGTGAGCAACGCGCTCAGCCACCCGACGCCGTTCCCGCAGCTGTACGCGCCGCCGCCGCCTAAGGTGGAGTCGGTCGAGCAGCTGTCCTCGGAACCGGTCCGGGAACACATAGACCTGAGCATCTACTTCCGCAAGCTGGCATCGCAGATGGACGCGCTCACACAGTCGCTTAAGCCTAACCCTTTTCCACCGCATGCCGGAGCTCCCATGGCGAGTAG ggcggcggAGGCCAGGACTGGAAGCCCGACGGGACAGCAGTTGCAAGTCCGCGCCCACGCGACGATGGACGACGGCGAGGGCCTCATATCCATGGCGAACCGGGCCAACGTGAGCTTCCAGCTCGACGAGTCGCCCATGCAGCCGTCTAGTTCGGGAACCAGCGGCAGGGGCAGAGCAGGCGTTCAGAGTGACACCATGGCACCGCTCGTGGCGAGCGTCAACCAGCTGACGGCTCACATGACCGAAGTGCAGGACTTGTTCCGGCGCGCCATGGGTGCCAAGCCAGTGCCCAAGAGGAAAGAGGGCCTGAGCATCTCCGAGGAAGAGGACCTGCGGTACTGCATCAACAAGCTCACGGACaacatggccaacatgtcgcgCGATCTGAAGAAGGCTCTTGACGAGCACACCGTGGTGCCCGTAAGCCGGCTCATCGATGAACTGGATAGCGAAGAGGAGGATTGCTAA
- the LOC139060789 gene encoding alpha-1,6-mannosyl-glycoprotein 2-beta-N-acetylglucosaminyltransferase-like isoform X2 — MLSAKGTLAGESVPLCDNRITPLGRITTLSICIGLSSPRSQQMMPLEPVTEQVVAQVNVEDLRIFAFNLNKRQQVHHEEKFGATLEPSDPVIVVQVHNRWRYLQYLLHSLSQVRGIERALLVFSHDHYDAHMLHLPRTVTFCRVMQIFFPYSTQIYPHEFPGVHPNDCPRNIHIEQARKIKCNNADYPDQYGHYRESKFTQIKHHWWWKINVVMESLNLTRSHEGPIMLLEEDYYVAPDYIDAVRLLLANRHALCGTSTCLCLVGNNDYNVKRPLTDAVEIRPWNKSTNNLGIIMTRDLWKDIRACFSEFCMHDDYNWDLTLTAVANKCLPAGSLTVSLRVSRVFHIGECGVHRRPKQCRELLLRKARQVIPKEGFGSEHIRHLRPIKPRVVRLPKISGGWADVRDHQLCVKMTLWGS, encoded by the exons ATGTTATCTGCCAAGGGCACGCTCGCTGGGGAATCGGTCCCTTTGTGCGACAATCGTATAACTCCACTGGGCAGAATAACAACACTCTCCATTTGTATTGGCCTTTCTTCCCCGAGATCCCAGCAAATG ATGCCACTTGAGCCGGTGACGGAACAGGTAGTAGCTCAGGTGAACGTGGAGGATTTGCGGATCTTCGCGTTCAACCTCAACAAGAGGCAG CAGGTGCACCACGAGGAGAAGTTCGGCGCCACCCTGGAGCCCTCGGACCCGGTCATAGTTGTGCAGGTTCACAACAGGTGGCGCTACCTGCAGTACCTGCTGCACAGCCTGTCCCAGGTGCGGGGTATCGAACGCGCGTTGCTTGTGTTCAGCCACGACCACTACGACGCGCACATGCTCCACCTGCCAAGGACGGTGACCTTCTGCAGG GTGATGCAGATATTCTTTCCTTATTCCACTCAAATTTATCCGCACGAGTTTCCAGGCGTCCACCCGAACGACTGTCCGAGGAATATCCATATCGAACA GGCTCGTAAGATAAAATGTAACAACGCCGATTATCCCGACCAATATGGCCACTACAGGGAAAGCAAGTTCACCCAGATTAAGCATCACTGGTGGTGGAAG ATCAACGTCGTAATGGAGAGCCTGAACCTCACGCGCAGTCACGAGGGCCCCATCATGCTGCTGGAGGAAGACTACTACGTGGCCCCGGACTACATCGACGCCGTCCGGTTACTCCTCGCAAACAGGCACGC CCTTTGCGGTACAAGCACGTGCCTTTGCTTGGTGGGAAACAACGACTACAATGTCAAAAGGCCACTCACTGACGCC GTGGAAATCCGTCCCTGGAACAAGAGCACCAACAATCTCGGCATCATCATGACACGTGACTTGTGGAAGGACATCCGGGCATGCTTCAGC GAATTCTGCATGCACGACGACTACAACTGGGACCTGACGCTGACTGCGGTGGCGAACAAGTGTCTCCCTGCCGGCAGCCTGACCGTCAGCTTGAGGGTCAGCAGGGTCTTCCACATTGGAGAGTG CGGTGTGCACCGTCGTCCCAAACAGTGTCGAGAGTTGCTGCTCCGCAAGGCTCGCCAGGTGATTCCCAAGGAAGGCTTTGGGTCCGAGCACATCCGCCACCTGCGACCCATCAAGCCACGCGTCGTCAGGCTGCCCAAAATCAGCGGAGGATGGGCCGACGTCCGAGACCACCAGCTCTGCGTCAAGATGACGCTGTGGGGATCTTAG
- the LOC139060789 gene encoding alpha-1,6-mannosyl-glycoprotein 2-beta-N-acetylglucosaminyltransferase-like isoform X1 translates to MWTKRILLRLRQRPSLFTGCLCCLVFLFYTFTDYWSRGGATPVTGRTMPLEPVTEQVVAQVNVEDLRIFAFNLNKRQQVHHEEKFGATLEPSDPVIVVQVHNRWRYLQYLLHSLSQVRGIERALLVFSHDHYDAHMLHLPRTVTFCRVMQIFFPYSTQIYPHEFPGVHPNDCPRNIHIEQARKIKCNNADYPDQYGHYRESKFTQIKHHWWWKINVVMESLNLTRSHEGPIMLLEEDYYVAPDYIDAVRLLLANRHALCGTSTCLCLVGNNDYNVKRPLTDAVEIRPWNKSTNNLGIIMTRDLWKDIRACFSEFCMHDDYNWDLTLTAVANKCLPAGSLTVSLRVSRVFHIGECGVHRRPKQCRELLLRKARQVIPKEGFGSEHIRHLRPIKPRVVRLPKISGGWADVRDHQLCVKMTLWGS, encoded by the exons ATGTGGACCAAGAGGATTCTTCTGCGCCTGCGGCAGCGGCCCTCCTTGTTCACTGGCTGTCTCTGCTGCCTGGTGTTCCTGTTCTACACCTTCACCGACTACTGGTCGCGCGGCGGAGCCACACCGGTAACAGGCAGAACG ATGCCACTTGAGCCGGTGACGGAACAGGTAGTAGCTCAGGTGAACGTGGAGGATTTGCGGATCTTCGCGTTCAACCTCAACAAGAGGCAG CAGGTGCACCACGAGGAGAAGTTCGGCGCCACCCTGGAGCCCTCGGACCCGGTCATAGTTGTGCAGGTTCACAACAGGTGGCGCTACCTGCAGTACCTGCTGCACAGCCTGTCCCAGGTGCGGGGTATCGAACGCGCGTTGCTTGTGTTCAGCCACGACCACTACGACGCGCACATGCTCCACCTGCCAAGGACGGTGACCTTCTGCAGG GTGATGCAGATATTCTTTCCTTATTCCACTCAAATTTATCCGCACGAGTTTCCAGGCGTCCACCCGAACGACTGTCCGAGGAATATCCATATCGAACA GGCTCGTAAGATAAAATGTAACAACGCCGATTATCCCGACCAATATGGCCACTACAGGGAAAGCAAGTTCACCCAGATTAAGCATCACTGGTGGTGGAAG ATCAACGTCGTAATGGAGAGCCTGAACCTCACGCGCAGTCACGAGGGCCCCATCATGCTGCTGGAGGAAGACTACTACGTGGCCCCGGACTACATCGACGCCGTCCGGTTACTCCTCGCAAACAGGCACGC CCTTTGCGGTACAAGCACGTGCCTTTGCTTGGTGGGAAACAACGACTACAATGTCAAAAGGCCACTCACTGACGCC GTGGAAATCCGTCCCTGGAACAAGAGCACCAACAATCTCGGCATCATCATGACACGTGACTTGTGGAAGGACATCCGGGCATGCTTCAGC GAATTCTGCATGCACGACGACTACAACTGGGACCTGACGCTGACTGCGGTGGCGAACAAGTGTCTCCCTGCCGGCAGCCTGACCGTCAGCTTGAGGGTCAGCAGGGTCTTCCACATTGGAGAGTG CGGTGTGCACCGTCGTCCCAAACAGTGTCGAGAGTTGCTGCTCCGCAAGGCTCGCCAGGTGATTCCCAAGGAAGGCTTTGGGTCCGAGCACATCCGCCACCTGCGACCCATCAAGCCACGCGTCGTCAGGCTGCCCAAAATCAGCGGAGGATGGGCCGACGTCCGAGACCACCAGCTCTGCGTCAAGATGACGCTGTGGGGATCTTAG
- the LOC139060789 gene encoding alpha-1,6-mannosyl-glycoprotein 2-beta-N-acetylglucosaminyltransferase-like isoform X3, with translation MWTKRILLRLRQRPSLFTGCLCCLVFLFYTFTDYWSRGGATPMPLEPVTEQVVAQVNVEDLRIFAFNLNKRQQVHHEEKFGATLEPSDPVIVVQVHNRWRYLQYLLHSLSQVRGIERALLVFSHDHYDAHMLHLPRTVTFCRVMQIFFPYSTQIYPHEFPGVHPNDCPRNIHIEQARKIKCNNADYPDQYGHYRESKFTQIKHHWWWKINVVMESLNLTRSHEGPIMLLEEDYYVAPDYIDAVRLLLANRHALCGTSTCLCLVGNNDYNVKRPLTDAVEIRPWNKSTNNLGIIMTRDLWKDIRACFSEFCMHDDYNWDLTLTAVANKCLPAGSLTVSLRVSRVFHIGECGVHRRPKQCRELLLRKARQVIPKEGFGSEHIRHLRPIKPRVVRLPKISGGWADVRDHQLCVKMTLWGS, from the exons ATGTGGACCAAGAGGATTCTTCTGCGCCTGCGGCAGCGGCCCTCCTTGTTCACTGGCTGTCTCTGCTGCCTGGTGTTCCTGTTCTACACCTTCACCGACTACTGGTCGCGCGGCGGAGCCACACCG ATGCCACTTGAGCCGGTGACGGAACAGGTAGTAGCTCAGGTGAACGTGGAGGATTTGCGGATCTTCGCGTTCAACCTCAACAAGAGGCAG CAGGTGCACCACGAGGAGAAGTTCGGCGCCACCCTGGAGCCCTCGGACCCGGTCATAGTTGTGCAGGTTCACAACAGGTGGCGCTACCTGCAGTACCTGCTGCACAGCCTGTCCCAGGTGCGGGGTATCGAACGCGCGTTGCTTGTGTTCAGCCACGACCACTACGACGCGCACATGCTCCACCTGCCAAGGACGGTGACCTTCTGCAGG GTGATGCAGATATTCTTTCCTTATTCCACTCAAATTTATCCGCACGAGTTTCCAGGCGTCCACCCGAACGACTGTCCGAGGAATATCCATATCGAACA GGCTCGTAAGATAAAATGTAACAACGCCGATTATCCCGACCAATATGGCCACTACAGGGAAAGCAAGTTCACCCAGATTAAGCATCACTGGTGGTGGAAG ATCAACGTCGTAATGGAGAGCCTGAACCTCACGCGCAGTCACGAGGGCCCCATCATGCTGCTGGAGGAAGACTACTACGTGGCCCCGGACTACATCGACGCCGTCCGGTTACTCCTCGCAAACAGGCACGC CCTTTGCGGTACAAGCACGTGCCTTTGCTTGGTGGGAAACAACGACTACAATGTCAAAAGGCCACTCACTGACGCC GTGGAAATCCGTCCCTGGAACAAGAGCACCAACAATCTCGGCATCATCATGACACGTGACTTGTGGAAGGACATCCGGGCATGCTTCAGC GAATTCTGCATGCACGACGACTACAACTGGGACCTGACGCTGACTGCGGTGGCGAACAAGTGTCTCCCTGCCGGCAGCCTGACCGTCAGCTTGAGGGTCAGCAGGGTCTTCCACATTGGAGAGTG CGGTGTGCACCGTCGTCCCAAACAGTGTCGAGAGTTGCTGCTCCGCAAGGCTCGCCAGGTGATTCCCAAGGAAGGCTTTGGGTCCGAGCACATCCGCCACCTGCGACCCATCAAGCCACGCGTCGTCAGGCTGCCCAAAATCAGCGGAGGATGGGCCGACGTCCGAGACCACCAGCTCTGCGTCAAGATGACGCTGTGGGGATCTTAG